A window of the Desulfobacula toluolica Tol2 genome harbors these coding sequences:
- a CDS encoding restriction endonuclease subunit S domain-containing protein, which yields MMENPYPPKKEQKIIVSYIQAQFIKIDKAIAIQEQMIEKLKEYKATLINSAVTGKSRCHKQEKQGPWHDREISL from the coding sequence ATGATGGAAAATCCTTATCCTCCTAAAAAAGAACAAAAAATCATTGTATCTTACATCCAAGCCCAATTCATCAAAATCGATAAGGCCATTGCCATACAGGAGCAGATGATTGAAAAACTCAAGGAATACAAAGCCACGCTGATCAACTCCGCCGTGACCGGAAAATCAAGGTGCCACAAACAGGAAAAGCAAGGGCCGTGGCATGACAGAGAGATAAGCTTATGA
- a CDS encoding virulence RhuM family protein produces MTDDSRIQIYRVDVWFEQETVWLTQRQMGEVFDTTPENVLMHLKNIYKTGELEQKSTAKDFLVVRTEGTRQVKRKLKHYNLDAVISVEYRVNSKRGVQFRIWATQRLRDYLVQGYTINQQRIKSFWRQAMLHSSLQCSKA; encoded by the coding sequence ATGACAGATGACAGCCGCATACAGATCTACCGGGTGGATGTATGGTTTGAACAAGAGACGGTCTGGCTGACCCAGCGCCAGATGGGTGAGGTGTTTGACACCACGCCGGAAAATGTGCTGATGCATCTGAAAAATATTTACAAGACCGGGGAGCTTGAGCAAAAGTCAACTGCTAAGGATTTCTTAGTGGTTCGCACGGAAGGCACACGACAGGTCAAACGAAAGCTCAAGCATTACAATCTGGATGCCGTGATTTCAGTTGAGTATCGGGTGAATTCAAAACGGGGGGTGCAGTTCCGTATCTGGGCCACGCAACGGCTTAGGGATTATCTCGTCCAGGGCTATACCATCAACCAGCAGCGGATTAAATCCTTCTGGCGGCAAGCGATGCTGCATTCAAGTCTGCAATGCAGCAAAGCTTGA
- the creD gene encoding cell envelope integrity protein CreD codes for MTTQETIKKTGDFIKNSATIKIFSIGLLIMILLIPTSMITSMMRERESRRDSVVQEINQKWGNSQIVTGPFFTIPYKSFYKDEKDKIKFNMHYLHILPENLNISGKLYPQIRYRSIYEAVLYNAQIQVNGNFTIPVLSQSNIDVENVLWEKAIFSIGITDMRGIQDNIKIVFNQDNYKANPGLKTTDIVSSGVHCYIPLLETKDTNSFSFQLNLNGSEVIQFVPLGETTSLKLKSNWPSPSFNGAYLPTNREVSDKGFSADWNVLHLNRNFPQLWIGNQYKVSDTSFGLKLLITADIYQKSIRISKYAIMFIVFTFSAFFLSEIINKKRVHPIQYILIGLAVILFYVLLLSISEHLNFDIAYILSAFAITTTITAYSKGIIKNNHFTLTVCGVLIILYSYLYIVLQLEDFALIMGSIGLFVVLTTIMYITRKIDWYSLDKDQI; via the coding sequence ATGACAACACAAGAAACTATTAAGAAAACAGGGGATTTTATTAAAAATTCTGCGACAATCAAAATATTCTCCATCGGACTGCTAATCATGATTCTTCTAATTCCAACATCAATGATAACATCTATGATGAGAGAGAGGGAATCAAGAAGAGATTCTGTTGTCCAGGAAATAAACCAAAAATGGGGAAATAGCCAGATTGTTACCGGACCGTTTTTCACAATACCATATAAATCTTTCTATAAAGACGAAAAAGATAAGATAAAATTCAACATGCATTATCTTCATATTCTGCCTGAAAACCTTAATATTTCTGGGAAACTATATCCGCAAATCAGATACAGAAGCATTTATGAAGCTGTCTTGTATAATGCTCAAATCCAAGTAAATGGTAATTTCACGATTCCTGTATTGAGCCAGTCTAACATTGACGTAGAAAATGTACTTTGGGAAAAAGCAATTTTTTCTATTGGTATCACCGACATGAGAGGCATTCAAGACAATATAAAGATAGTTTTTAACCAAGACAATTACAAAGCAAATCCAGGATTAAAAACAACTGACATTGTATCATCAGGCGTTCATTGCTATATTCCTCTTTTAGAAACTAAAGACACCAACTCCTTTTCCTTTCAACTCAATTTAAACGGCAGCGAAGTAATTCAATTTGTGCCGTTAGGTGAAACAACGAGCTTGAAACTAAAATCAAATTGGCCGTCACCAAGCTTTAACGGGGCTTATCTTCCAACAAACAGAGAAGTTTCAGACAAAGGCTTTTCCGCTGACTGGAATGTTTTGCACCTGAACAGAAATTTTCCTCAATTATGGATAGGCAATCAATATAAAGTTAGTGACACATCTTTTGGTTTGAAGTTACTCATTACTGCGGACATATATCAAAAATCCATTAGGATATCGAAATATGCAATAATGTTTATAGTCTTTACATTTTCAGCTTTTTTCTTGTCAGAAATTATCAACAAAAAGAGAGTTCATCCCATTCAGTATATTTTAATTGGACTTGCCGTTATATTATTTTACGTTCTGCTGCTTTCAATTTCTGAGCATCTGAATTTTGATATTGCTTATATATTATCGGCTTTTGCAATAACCACTACCATAACTGCTTATTCTAAAGGGATTATTAAGAACAATCATTTCACATTAACAGTCTGCGGCGTATTAATAATCCTATATTCATATTTATACATTGTTCTTCAATTAGAAGACTTTGCCTTAATTATGGGCAGCATTGGACTATTTGTCGTATTAACAACAATAATGTATATAACAAGAAAAATTGATTGGTATTCTTTGGATAAAGATCAAATTTAA
- a CDS encoding tetratricopeptide repeat protein: MEKNTKDDLEQIFKKYYSAHREGKLFEAEKGYQEILKKRPDWGQALTALGSLYLDQDRPDKAKPIFEKAANLNPPDLSACYSLARLKQLENDHQGAIAIYKVMLDQQPNAGIVWNNLGIAYREIGRPNDALSSFQAAVRFAPQMAEAWNNLGVTQDEHNLTQNALNSYKKAIEIQPDYASPHLNLGISLQKSDQLKEAEEHYNKVLKIQPENKTAKFMLQSIGGIETPDAAPVEHVRSIFDQCAQNFEAILVEELEYKTPELLFNIVRPYLTEQMTILDLGCGTGLGAQLYQPFANSLTGVDVSAKMLEKASEKKIYNRLEIFDILQDWVFPEKFDLIYSSDVFVYFGNLDTIIRSASSYLVNGGKIAFSVENLKDDSAEYQLFPSGRYAHSQKYIQECLNRNGLQLIEINKADVRKQSGNPVKGLLIVAQKK, encoded by the coding sequence ATGGAAAAGAACACAAAAGATGATCTCGAACAAATTTTTAAAAAATATTATTCAGCCCATAGAGAAGGCAAGCTTTTTGAAGCGGAAAAAGGCTATCAGGAAATATTGAAAAAAAGGCCTGACTGGGGTCAGGCGCTAACTGCGCTTGGATCACTATACCTGGACCAAGATCGGCCGGATAAGGCAAAACCAATATTTGAAAAAGCTGCCAATCTCAACCCTCCTGATTTGTCGGCATGCTATAGTTTGGCAAGGCTGAAACAACTGGAGAATGATCATCAAGGAGCCATAGCTATTTACAAGGTTATGCTGGATCAGCAGCCGAATGCCGGTATTGTATGGAATAATCTGGGTATCGCATACCGGGAAATAGGGAGGCCAAATGATGCTTTATCCAGTTTTCAGGCGGCAGTAAGGTTTGCTCCACAAATGGCAGAAGCTTGGAACAACCTTGGCGTGACACAAGATGAGCATAATCTGACACAAAATGCTTTGAATTCATACAAAAAGGCCATTGAAATACAGCCGGATTATGCATCCCCCCACTTAAATCTCGGAATTTCTCTTCAAAAGTCTGATCAGTTAAAAGAAGCTGAAGAACACTACAACAAGGTGCTTAAAATACAGCCGGAAAATAAAACAGCAAAATTCATGCTCCAAAGCATCGGGGGCATAGAAACACCTGATGCTGCACCGGTAGAACATGTACGCAGTATTTTTGATCAGTGTGCCCAAAATTTTGAAGCCATCCTGGTTGAAGAACTGGAATATAAAACCCCTGAACTCCTTTTTAATATCGTGCGCCCCTATTTGACTGAACAGATGACTATTCTGGACCTTGGCTGCGGCACAGGTCTTGGCGCTCAGCTTTATCAGCCTTTTGCGAACAGTCTGACAGGTGTTGATGTATCGGCAAAGATGCTTGAAAAGGCATCTGAAAAGAAAATTTACAACCGACTTGAAATTTTTGACATCCTTCAGGATTGGGTTTTCCCTGAAAAATTTGATCTGATATACAGCTCTGATGTGTTTGTATATTTTGGGAATTTGGATACGATCATCAGATCCGCATCTTCATACCTTGTTAACGGAGGGAAAATTGCATTTTCAGTAGAGAACCTGAAAGATGATAGTGCTGAGTATCAACTTTTTCCCAGCGGCCGCTATGCACATTCACAAAAATATATTCAGGAGTGCCTGAATCGGAATGGATTACAATTAATAGAAATAAACAAAGCTGATGTCAGGAAGCAGTCTGGAAATCCGGTCAAGGGATTGTTGATTGTGGCACAAAAAAAATAA